In the genome of Siniperca chuatsi isolate FFG_IHB_CAS linkage group LG17, ASM2008510v1, whole genome shotgun sequence, one region contains:
- the si:dkey-266f7.9 gene encoding 1-phosphatidylinositol phosphodiesterase isoform X6 — protein MRSGIRGGPVKMQKMLIELMVLAGVLGLSHGAIQRPDYDDTPNPEFLNPSWMASIPDDQLLSEVTMPGTHNTMALYGGVYAECQTWSLASQLRAGIRFLDVRVRHVNGNLTIHHGVSYQRAHFGQVLEDVADFLREHPSETVLMRVKEEFSETYDIYGAVVDFIHRYAHWDLLWHSRLVPTMGEARGKHIVLQDFSGPDLGMRYGSLDIADDWKVPTLLHVEEKWQSVYEHLEAAPAGNKAQIFLTYSSGAGVFAYPRAVAQRINAQLYDYLRAKTDLNQRLGIICMDFPAAPIIQMIIDFQLKEVRKRRQAFNPVSSKASLKYTISSLRKKMIKRFAVNV, from the exons ATGAGGAGCGGCATCAGAGGAGGTCCAGTGAAAATGCAGAAGATGTTAATTGAGCTGATGGTGCTAGCGGG agTCCTTGGTTTGAGTCACGGTGCCATTCAGAGACCTGACTATGATGACACACCCAACCCGGAGTTCCTCAACCCGTCCTGGATGGCCAGCATCCCTGATGATCAGCTGCTGTCTGAGGTCACCATGCCTGGGACCCACAATACCATGGCCCTGTACGGCGGTGTGTATGCTGAGTGCCAGACCTGGAGCCTGGCCTCCCAACTCCGAGCCGGCATCCGCTTCCTAGACGTCCGCGTGCGTCACGTCAACGGGAACCTCACAATTCATCACGGGGTGTCTTATCAGCGGGCGCACTTTGGCCAGGTGTTGGAGGATGTGGCTGATTTCCTTCGAGAGCATCCCAGTGAGACTGTGCTGATGCGTGTAAAGGAGGAGTTCAGTGAGACGTATGACATCTACGGTGCTGTGGTGGACTTCATCCATCGCTACGCTCACTGGGACCTGCTGTGGCACAGCCGGCTTGTGCCAACCATGGGAGAGGCCCGGGGGAAACACATCGTCCTGCAAGACTTTTCTGGGCCAGACTTGGGGATGCGCTATGGTTCCCTGGACATAGCCGATGACTGGAAG GTACCCACCCTTCTGCATGTGGAGGAGAAATGGCAGAGCGTCTATGAGCACCTGGAGGCGGCACCTGCAGGAAACAAAGCCCAGATTTTTCTCACCTACAGCAGTGGAGCTGGTGTGTTTGCGTACCCCAGAGCCGTCGCTCAGCGCATCAATGCACAACTGTACGACTACCTGAGGGCCAAGACGGACCTGAACCAGCGCCTTGGAATCATATGCATGGACTTCCCTGCTGCTCCTATTATTCAAATGATCATTGACTTCCAACTAAAAGAGGTCAGAAAGAGAAGACAGGCCTTTAACCCAGTCTCTAGCAAGGCAAGTTTGAAATATACTATTTCTTCACTGAGAAAGAAGATGATAAAACGTTTTGCTGTTAATGTCTGA
- the si:dkey-266f7.9 gene encoding 1-phosphatidylinositol phosphodiesterase isoform X2 has protein sequence MLFPTITSQVDTLTVILTLIPALLSLPPSVPRHPDRTEDRHLLVSDSVIRTDRSDMRSGIRGGPVKMQKMLIELMVLAGVLGLSHGAIQRPDYDDTPNPEFLNPSWMASIPDDQLLSEVTMPGTHNTMALYGGVYAECQTWSLASQLRAGIRFLDVRVRHVNGNLTIHHGVSYQRAHFGQVLEDVADFLREHPSETVLMRVKEEFSETYDIYGAVVDFIHRYAHWDLLWHSRLVPTMGEARGKHIVLQDFSGPDLGMRYGSLDIADDWKVPTLLHVEEKWQSVYEHLEAAPAGNKAQIFLTYSSGAGVFAYPRAVAQRINAQLYDYLRAKTDLNQRLGIICMDFPAAPIIQMIIDFQLKEVRKRRQAFNPVSSKASLKYTISSLRKKMIKRFAVNV, from the exons ATGCTATTTCCCACAATAACGTCCCAGGTCGACACACTGACTGTCATTTTGACTCTGATCCCTgcactcctctctctccctccttctgtccCCAGGCACCCGGACCGGACCGAGGACCGACACCTTCTGGTTTCGG ACTCTGTCATCAGAACTGATCGATCAGACATGAGGAGCGGCATCAGAGGAGGTCCAGTGAAAATGCAGAAGATGTTAATTGAGCTGATGGTGCTAGCGGG agTCCTTGGTTTGAGTCACGGTGCCATTCAGAGACCTGACTATGATGACACACCCAACCCGGAGTTCCTCAACCCGTCCTGGATGGCCAGCATCCCTGATGATCAGCTGCTGTCTGAGGTCACCATGCCTGGGACCCACAATACCATGGCCCTGTACGGCGGTGTGTATGCTGAGTGCCAGACCTGGAGCCTGGCCTCCCAACTCCGAGCCGGCATCCGCTTCCTAGACGTCCGCGTGCGTCACGTCAACGGGAACCTCACAATTCATCACGGGGTGTCTTATCAGCGGGCGCACTTTGGCCAGGTGTTGGAGGATGTGGCTGATTTCCTTCGAGAGCATCCCAGTGAGACTGTGCTGATGCGTGTAAAGGAGGAGTTCAGTGAGACGTATGACATCTACGGTGCTGTGGTGGACTTCATCCATCGCTACGCTCACTGGGACCTGCTGTGGCACAGCCGGCTTGTGCCAACCATGGGAGAGGCCCGGGGGAAACACATCGTCCTGCAAGACTTTTCTGGGCCAGACTTGGGGATGCGCTATGGTTCCCTGGACATAGCCGATGACTGGAAG GTACCCACCCTTCTGCATGTGGAGGAGAAATGGCAGAGCGTCTATGAGCACCTGGAGGCGGCACCTGCAGGAAACAAAGCCCAGATTTTTCTCACCTACAGCAGTGGAGCTGGTGTGTTTGCGTACCCCAGAGCCGTCGCTCAGCGCATCAATGCACAACTGTACGACTACCTGAGGGCCAAGACGGACCTGAACCAGCGCCTTGGAATCATATGCATGGACTTCCCTGCTGCTCCTATTATTCAAATGATCATTGACTTCCAACTAAAAGAGGTCAGAAAGAGAAGACAGGCCTTTAACCCAGTCTCTAGCAAGGCAAGTTTGAAATATACTATTTCTTCACTGAGAAAGAAGATGATAAAACGTTTTGCTGTTAATGTCTGA
- the si:dkey-266f7.9 gene encoding 1-phosphatidylinositol phosphodiesterase isoform X3 gives MRMARGSSTWDKTISSEHPDRTEDRHLLVSGMNRSGHQYISRTDRSDMRSGIRGGPVKMQKMLIELMVLAGVLGLSHGAIQRPDYDDTPNPEFLNPSWMASIPDDQLLSEVTMPGTHNTMALYGGVYAECQTWSLASQLRAGIRFLDVRVRHVNGNLTIHHGVSYQRAHFGQVLEDVADFLREHPSETVLMRVKEEFSETYDIYGAVVDFIHRYAHWDLLWHSRLVPTMGEARGKHIVLQDFSGPDLGMRYGSLDIADDWKVPTLLHVEEKWQSVYEHLEAAPAGNKAQIFLTYSSGAGVFAYPRAVAQRINAQLYDYLRAKTDLNQRLGIICMDFPAAPIIQMIIDFQLKEVRKRRQAFNPVSSKASLKYTISSLRKKMIKRFAVNV, from the exons GCACCCGGACCGGACCGAGGACCGACACCTTCTGGTTTCGGGTATGAACCGGAGCGGACATCAATACATCAGCAG AACTGATCGATCAGACATGAGGAGCGGCATCAGAGGAGGTCCAGTGAAAATGCAGAAGATGTTAATTGAGCTGATGGTGCTAGCGGG agTCCTTGGTTTGAGTCACGGTGCCATTCAGAGACCTGACTATGATGACACACCCAACCCGGAGTTCCTCAACCCGTCCTGGATGGCCAGCATCCCTGATGATCAGCTGCTGTCTGAGGTCACCATGCCTGGGACCCACAATACCATGGCCCTGTACGGCGGTGTGTATGCTGAGTGCCAGACCTGGAGCCTGGCCTCCCAACTCCGAGCCGGCATCCGCTTCCTAGACGTCCGCGTGCGTCACGTCAACGGGAACCTCACAATTCATCACGGGGTGTCTTATCAGCGGGCGCACTTTGGCCAGGTGTTGGAGGATGTGGCTGATTTCCTTCGAGAGCATCCCAGTGAGACTGTGCTGATGCGTGTAAAGGAGGAGTTCAGTGAGACGTATGACATCTACGGTGCTGTGGTGGACTTCATCCATCGCTACGCTCACTGGGACCTGCTGTGGCACAGCCGGCTTGTGCCAACCATGGGAGAGGCCCGGGGGAAACACATCGTCCTGCAAGACTTTTCTGGGCCAGACTTGGGGATGCGCTATGGTTCCCTGGACATAGCCGATGACTGGAAG GTACCCACCCTTCTGCATGTGGAGGAGAAATGGCAGAGCGTCTATGAGCACCTGGAGGCGGCACCTGCAGGAAACAAAGCCCAGATTTTTCTCACCTACAGCAGTGGAGCTGGTGTGTTTGCGTACCCCAGAGCCGTCGCTCAGCGCATCAATGCACAACTGTACGACTACCTGAGGGCCAAGACGGACCTGAACCAGCGCCTTGGAATCATATGCATGGACTTCCCTGCTGCTCCTATTATTCAAATGATCATTGACTTCCAACTAAAAGAGGTCAGAAAGAGAAGACAGGCCTTTAACCCAGTCTCTAGCAAGGCAAGTTTGAAATATACTATTTCTTCACTGAGAAAGAAGATGATAAAACGTTTTGCTGTTAATGTCTGA
- the si:dkey-266f7.9 gene encoding 1-phosphatidylinositol phosphodiesterase isoform X4, whose product MLSRLLRHPDRTEDRHLLVSGMNRSGHQYISRTDRSDMRSGIRGGPVKMQKMLIELMVLAGVLGLSHGAIQRPDYDDTPNPEFLNPSWMASIPDDQLLSEVTMPGTHNTMALYGGVYAECQTWSLASQLRAGIRFLDVRVRHVNGNLTIHHGVSYQRAHFGQVLEDVADFLREHPSETVLMRVKEEFSETYDIYGAVVDFIHRYAHWDLLWHSRLVPTMGEARGKHIVLQDFSGPDLGMRYGSLDIADDWKVPTLLHVEEKWQSVYEHLEAAPAGNKAQIFLTYSSGAGVFAYPRAVAQRINAQLYDYLRAKTDLNQRLGIICMDFPAAPIIQMIIDFQLKEVRKRRQAFNPVSSKASLKYTISSLRKKMIKRFAVNV is encoded by the exons GCACCCGGACCGGACCGAGGACCGACACCTTCTGGTTTCGGGTATGAACCGGAGCGGACATCAATACATCAGCAG AACTGATCGATCAGACATGAGGAGCGGCATCAGAGGAGGTCCAGTGAAAATGCAGAAGATGTTAATTGAGCTGATGGTGCTAGCGGG agTCCTTGGTTTGAGTCACGGTGCCATTCAGAGACCTGACTATGATGACACACCCAACCCGGAGTTCCTCAACCCGTCCTGGATGGCCAGCATCCCTGATGATCAGCTGCTGTCTGAGGTCACCATGCCTGGGACCCACAATACCATGGCCCTGTACGGCGGTGTGTATGCTGAGTGCCAGACCTGGAGCCTGGCCTCCCAACTCCGAGCCGGCATCCGCTTCCTAGACGTCCGCGTGCGTCACGTCAACGGGAACCTCACAATTCATCACGGGGTGTCTTATCAGCGGGCGCACTTTGGCCAGGTGTTGGAGGATGTGGCTGATTTCCTTCGAGAGCATCCCAGTGAGACTGTGCTGATGCGTGTAAAGGAGGAGTTCAGTGAGACGTATGACATCTACGGTGCTGTGGTGGACTTCATCCATCGCTACGCTCACTGGGACCTGCTGTGGCACAGCCGGCTTGTGCCAACCATGGGAGAGGCCCGGGGGAAACACATCGTCCTGCAAGACTTTTCTGGGCCAGACTTGGGGATGCGCTATGGTTCCCTGGACATAGCCGATGACTGGAAG GTACCCACCCTTCTGCATGTGGAGGAGAAATGGCAGAGCGTCTATGAGCACCTGGAGGCGGCACCTGCAGGAAACAAAGCCCAGATTTTTCTCACCTACAGCAGTGGAGCTGGTGTGTTTGCGTACCCCAGAGCCGTCGCTCAGCGCATCAATGCACAACTGTACGACTACCTGAGGGCCAAGACGGACCTGAACCAGCGCCTTGGAATCATATGCATGGACTTCCCTGCTGCTCCTATTATTCAAATGATCATTGACTTCCAACTAAAAGAGGTCAGAAAGAGAAGACAGGCCTTTAACCCAGTCTCTAGCAAGGCAAGTTTGAAATATACTATTTCTTCACTGAGAAAGAAGATGATAAAACGTTTTGCTGTTAATGTCTGA
- the si:dkey-266f7.9 gene encoding 1-phosphatidylinositol phosphodiesterase isoform X1, protein MLFPTITSQVDTLTVILTLIPALLSLPPSVPRHPDRTEDRHLLVSGMNRSGHQYISRTDRSDMRSGIRGGPVKMQKMLIELMVLAGVLGLSHGAIQRPDYDDTPNPEFLNPSWMASIPDDQLLSEVTMPGTHNTMALYGGVYAECQTWSLASQLRAGIRFLDVRVRHVNGNLTIHHGVSYQRAHFGQVLEDVADFLREHPSETVLMRVKEEFSETYDIYGAVVDFIHRYAHWDLLWHSRLVPTMGEARGKHIVLQDFSGPDLGMRYGSLDIADDWKVPTLLHVEEKWQSVYEHLEAAPAGNKAQIFLTYSSGAGVFAYPRAVAQRINAQLYDYLRAKTDLNQRLGIICMDFPAAPIIQMIIDFQLKEVRKRRQAFNPVSSKASLKYTISSLRKKMIKRFAVNV, encoded by the exons ATGCTATTTCCCACAATAACGTCCCAGGTCGACACACTGACTGTCATTTTGACTCTGATCCCTgcactcctctctctccctccttctgtccCCAGGCACCCGGACCGGACCGAGGACCGACACCTTCTGGTTTCGGGTATGAACCGGAGCGGACATCAATACATCAGCAG AACTGATCGATCAGACATGAGGAGCGGCATCAGAGGAGGTCCAGTGAAAATGCAGAAGATGTTAATTGAGCTGATGGTGCTAGCGGG agTCCTTGGTTTGAGTCACGGTGCCATTCAGAGACCTGACTATGATGACACACCCAACCCGGAGTTCCTCAACCCGTCCTGGATGGCCAGCATCCCTGATGATCAGCTGCTGTCTGAGGTCACCATGCCTGGGACCCACAATACCATGGCCCTGTACGGCGGTGTGTATGCTGAGTGCCAGACCTGGAGCCTGGCCTCCCAACTCCGAGCCGGCATCCGCTTCCTAGACGTCCGCGTGCGTCACGTCAACGGGAACCTCACAATTCATCACGGGGTGTCTTATCAGCGGGCGCACTTTGGCCAGGTGTTGGAGGATGTGGCTGATTTCCTTCGAGAGCATCCCAGTGAGACTGTGCTGATGCGTGTAAAGGAGGAGTTCAGTGAGACGTATGACATCTACGGTGCTGTGGTGGACTTCATCCATCGCTACGCTCACTGGGACCTGCTGTGGCACAGCCGGCTTGTGCCAACCATGGGAGAGGCCCGGGGGAAACACATCGTCCTGCAAGACTTTTCTGGGCCAGACTTGGGGATGCGCTATGGTTCCCTGGACATAGCCGATGACTGGAAG GTACCCACCCTTCTGCATGTGGAGGAGAAATGGCAGAGCGTCTATGAGCACCTGGAGGCGGCACCTGCAGGAAACAAAGCCCAGATTTTTCTCACCTACAGCAGTGGAGCTGGTGTGTTTGCGTACCCCAGAGCCGTCGCTCAGCGCATCAATGCACAACTGTACGACTACCTGAGGGCCAAGACGGACCTGAACCAGCGCCTTGGAATCATATGCATGGACTTCCCTGCTGCTCCTATTATTCAAATGATCATTGACTTCCAACTAAAAGAGGTCAGAAAGAGAAGACAGGCCTTTAACCCAGTCTCTAGCAAGGCAAGTTTGAAATATACTATTTCTTCACTGAGAAAGAAGATGATAAAACGTTTTGCTGTTAATGTCTGA
- the si:dkey-266f7.9 gene encoding 1-phosphatidylinositol phosphodiesterase isoform X5: MNRSGHQYISRTDRSDMRSGIRGGPVKMQKMLIELMVLAGVLGLSHGAIQRPDYDDTPNPEFLNPSWMASIPDDQLLSEVTMPGTHNTMALYGGVYAECQTWSLASQLRAGIRFLDVRVRHVNGNLTIHHGVSYQRAHFGQVLEDVADFLREHPSETVLMRVKEEFSETYDIYGAVVDFIHRYAHWDLLWHSRLVPTMGEARGKHIVLQDFSGPDLGMRYGSLDIADDWKVPTLLHVEEKWQSVYEHLEAAPAGNKAQIFLTYSSGAGVFAYPRAVAQRINAQLYDYLRAKTDLNQRLGIICMDFPAAPIIQMIIDFQLKEVRKRRQAFNPVSSKASLKYTISSLRKKMIKRFAVNV; the protein is encoded by the exons ATGAACCGGAGCGGACATCAATACATCAGCAG AACTGATCGATCAGACATGAGGAGCGGCATCAGAGGAGGTCCAGTGAAAATGCAGAAGATGTTAATTGAGCTGATGGTGCTAGCGGG agTCCTTGGTTTGAGTCACGGTGCCATTCAGAGACCTGACTATGATGACACACCCAACCCGGAGTTCCTCAACCCGTCCTGGATGGCCAGCATCCCTGATGATCAGCTGCTGTCTGAGGTCACCATGCCTGGGACCCACAATACCATGGCCCTGTACGGCGGTGTGTATGCTGAGTGCCAGACCTGGAGCCTGGCCTCCCAACTCCGAGCCGGCATCCGCTTCCTAGACGTCCGCGTGCGTCACGTCAACGGGAACCTCACAATTCATCACGGGGTGTCTTATCAGCGGGCGCACTTTGGCCAGGTGTTGGAGGATGTGGCTGATTTCCTTCGAGAGCATCCCAGTGAGACTGTGCTGATGCGTGTAAAGGAGGAGTTCAGTGAGACGTATGACATCTACGGTGCTGTGGTGGACTTCATCCATCGCTACGCTCACTGGGACCTGCTGTGGCACAGCCGGCTTGTGCCAACCATGGGAGAGGCCCGGGGGAAACACATCGTCCTGCAAGACTTTTCTGGGCCAGACTTGGGGATGCGCTATGGTTCCCTGGACATAGCCGATGACTGGAAG GTACCCACCCTTCTGCATGTGGAGGAGAAATGGCAGAGCGTCTATGAGCACCTGGAGGCGGCACCTGCAGGAAACAAAGCCCAGATTTTTCTCACCTACAGCAGTGGAGCTGGTGTGTTTGCGTACCCCAGAGCCGTCGCTCAGCGCATCAATGCACAACTGTACGACTACCTGAGGGCCAAGACGGACCTGAACCAGCGCCTTGGAATCATATGCATGGACTTCCCTGCTGCTCCTATTATTCAAATGATCATTGACTTCCAACTAAAAGAGGTCAGAAAGAGAAGACAGGCCTTTAACCCAGTCTCTAGCAAGGCAAGTTTGAAATATACTATTTCTTCACTGAGAAAGAAGATGATAAAACGTTTTGCTGTTAATGTCTGA
- the rpz2 gene encoding rapunzel 2 has translation MADAGQIKKTAVKVLCCVEKLSSFASSIDPIFGIVSSLVGVARKGLVDEKGHALDKDFQAINTKLESISQKNQQCLRKIRIDEVNETFGKYEEYIKHQYDAFNSMVVNVKKDPDNTQRYMENFEKIYERDKSDMSLDVYYRGVMGTSSLFGRPLLKVYLDNCDGDREIMEHRCSHIAHLFHMGLIALMAYTAVTEDDEDEVREKWAKRVEDIQKKMQDVLSQCKDNSS, from the coding sequence ATGGCTGACGCAGGACAGATCAAGAAAACTGCAGTCAAGGTGCTGTGCTGCGTGGAGAAGCTGTCGTCCTTCGCCTCCTCCATCGACCCCATCTTTGGCATAGTCTCCTCCCTGGTTGGGGTGGCTCGCAAGGGCCTGGTGGACGAGAAGGGCCACGCTCTAGACAAGGACTTCCAGGCGATCAACACTAAACTGGAGAGCATCTCCCAAAAGAACCAACAATGCCTGAGGAAGATCCGCATCGACGAGGTGAACGAAACCTTCGGCAAGTACGAGGAGTACATCAAGCACCAGTATGATGCCTTCAACAGCATGGTGGTGAATGTGAAGAAAGATCCAGACAACACCCAGCGCTACATGGAGAACTTTGAGAAGATTTATGAGAGAGACAAGAGTGACATGAGCCTGGATGTCTACTATCGCGGAGTGATGGGTACCAGCTCGCTGTTTGGAAGACCCCTGCTCAAGGTGTACCTGGACAACTGCGATGGCGACCGTGAGATCATGGAGCACCGCTGTTCACACATCGCCCACCTGTTCCACATGGGCCTCATCGCCCTCATGGCCTACACAGCTGTTACAGAGGACGATGAAGACGAGGTGCGGGAGAAGTGGGCCAAGAGGGTGGAGGACATCCAGAAGAAGATGCAGGACGTGCTCAGTCAGTGCAAAGACAATTCGTCCTGA